DNA from Tachysurus fulvidraco isolate hzauxx_2018 chromosome 16, HZAU_PFXX_2.0, whole genome shotgun sequence:
TGTTCCTAATCGGTATTTCACGTCTGAAGAAAACATCAACCACGGATTGTGTTTAAACAGCATTGAGTTAAACATCTACGCCACCTCTGCCGATGCCTTCGGCGTTTAAATAGTGCAGGAAACGGGAAGGTTagatgggtgagtgagtgtgtttcaACGCTGAATACGTAAGAAAAGACGCTTTacgtttttttaaaagtaagagctttgttattttgggtttttaattccaCCAAATCCTCTCCGCGTTCTGTTCACACCCGAGCGATGTGCGCTGAAACAATGTCCGTGTCCCGGTGAGTTGTAACAAGGATCAGCGAAGATTACAAGAGTCTCGAAGGTTGATTATATTATAACGAAGGAATAACCAACAGAAacgaaacaaaagaaacaaaacttgCTCAATCTTGATTAGCTACGTCACACTCGCTAACCTTCTACAGAAGAAGGTTCGTCAGAATGGCTACCATTTAGGTCAACAGAGCTGAATAAAATGTTCCCTGACTGATTAAATACTAAGTTGATTACTCATTTAAGTTTTAACATGAAGTAGCAAAAAACTCGTAATAAGGCGTCGACGCTTAAAACAACTTGAGGTATAAACGAGGAGCTAAACTAGCGTGGCGAAAGGCTGTGGCCCGAGAGCGAAGTGATGGTAAAAACCAGGCATCTCTGAGGTAAAGCCGTATAGCGCGCCCCCTCCCCGAGGGTCCAAAGCATGTTTGCGGCCCCGCAGCTGCCATTCAGGTTTGAGCAGACGACGTGGGCCGTCCTCCCTCCCGGTGCTCAGCAATGCTGTGTAACCAGTATACGCATGAAAAGGTCACCCCCCATCCTGTCAGATCTGTGGTATTTAGTGAGGAAAAAACAGTGTGCAGGAACTAACAGCCTTTACAGACCAAACCGTAGGGGTGGAGCGATAGGGcaacatcatcacatcactgtAAATCACAATATCACATGGGGGGGAAAGAACCTGTGTAGCGACACTTCTGTTTCAcgtgtataaaaatattatacctattaatcagtttatttttcatGGAAAGATCCCTCAGATAAACAGCGTCCTCATGTCAGGGAAAAGAAACTTAACGAGGAAAACATAAagctgattttgtgtgtgtgtgtgtgtgtgtgtggtgaaaacTTTTtcgttctttatttattcaccGTTGAGTTCATTCCAGTCTCTTTTGTATCCTTGTTTTCAGTCACGCAAACATCATCTCCACTCCACATCCCCTGTCTAATTATAGCCAGACTTCTTGTCACTCCTCCCcgggattttttttcccccccttccTTTTCCCTCCGTCCCCTTGAGAGAACGACTCGGGCTGCGTTCTGGACGTTTGAGATTGTGGGTCAATAAGAAAACTACCCATAACCACCTTCAGTGCTCGGTTTTTCCCATACAGCAAGCGTCCCGATACACGCCTCAGAGTGTATCTGGATCCATGCACGTGTCTCTTAAACAATGGGATTAAATCCTCAGTCTGGATTATACGCACGTCACGTGTGTTTTCAAATGTATACGTATACTATAAAAAGCCCTTTCTAACATGTCTGTCAATTTATAGTGTCCacctcgctgtgtgtgtgtgtgtgtgtgtgtgtgtgtgtgtgttttctccttgTGCGTTGTTCATTGTGGTCTGCAGTAGACCGGAAGCTGACTCGTCATCTCTGCTCCCCCCTTCTGTGTAGGTGGAAGTATGGAGCTGGCCAACCACGGTCTTATCCTCCTGCAGCAGCTCAACGCGCAGAGGGAGTTTGGCTTCCTGTGTGACTGCACGGTCGCCATCGGCGACGTCTTCTTCAAAGCACACAAGGCCGTGTTGGCCGCCTTCTCCAACTACTTCAGGATGTTATTTATTCACCAGGACAGGTAGAACAACACGTCATCACAAAGCCTGACGCTACATACGATTCCGATCAacgttggtttttttttttcgtttttttttttctttttccgtACATTAAACGTGCTGCTTCCTACTTGAGAATAGTTTTCGCGAATTAcgttttggtaaaaaaaaacaacaacaacaaaaaaaaaacacatgcatgcTAAAGGAACAAAAGATGCATTTCAAAGCGTACACTAGCTCCCCCAACCCACCCTCCCTGTCTGATTTTCTCCGTATCACATCCTCTAACacccagagagagaaagagagagcgagagagagagcgagggctAACacgtgcttcctctgagacacgtGAAGCCAGCTATCTAACCGCagctatctttttttttttttttgagcttcTGCTCGTTCTGTGTAACAGCGTAGACTCCCGAGATTCAAACTCTAGCACCGACAAGCAGATCTGTTCCTCGTCGTttcatacagaaaaaaatgagcCATGTACagaaataggaaaataatcaacgactTGGTGGACAGGTGAGAGTCAAGCTGGACTCTACCTCtaacatcagtgttttattcctcttacagaACAGCAGattgtaaaagtttacattttatttatttattcgcaATATCACACGGCACCGATATCCGAGTACACCGAGTACTCAcatagacctttttttttttcctttcagaaaACTTCACAACatacacttttcttttttacatcaACTTCTTTAAGCATCCTGCGTAAGTTCTTGTGAAGGATCTgtcgctatagaaacaataacgtacGAGAAGGGGTGAATTTAGTGCGAGAGCCGCCGTGGCGTCAGTGCTCGTTATTTCAGTTGTGCCACAGTTATGTAACTAAAAGCGATAcgtaatatttttttgttgttttttttttgtcgattTTATCGTAGGTCCATTTTATGTTCGACTCTGTAGGTGTTTGTTTACTCGCTGAGATGCCAGTGCAAGTGGGTCAAACACCTCAAACACTGCTGGCTCTAGAAAATGACCAGCATATTAAAAATAACCCTCCGACTGCACCGTGTGGTGAAAAAGTGGAGCGTTCGCCACAGGGCCACGAACGCCAACGTGAATCTATGAGACTcgcatccccccccccccaatgtaGAATATTTATAAGTACCTTACCTAAACAATATATTGGTATACGTCGattataaataagtgtaattTGATTGGTTTCTGCGTTTGATTTGCTGAGAAGCTTTTTATTGagttcattgtttttatttttgcgcTTTTTCGCCCTCCAGCGACTGCGTCCGCTTAAAGCCTGCAGACATTCAGCCAGATATCTTCAGCTACCTCCTCAACCTGATGTACACTGGCAAACTGGCCCCGCAGCTGATCGACCCAGCCCGGCTAGAGCAGGGTGTGAAGTTCCTGCACGCTTACCCCCTCATCCAGGAGGCTAGCCTCAACAGCCAGTCTGCCTTCACTCATCCCGAGGCCAGCATCCGGCTCAACACCTCTCTCTACGGCATTCAGATATCAGGCCAACAAGGGACGCAGTCCAGCCGTCTGTCCACCAGAAGGCAGCAATCACCCGTCGACTCGGATAGCGCGGGTGCGCTAAATGGGAAAGGTTCCAGCGCAAACGCGCCACTATCATCCGGGTCCAGACTGCAGCCAGATGTGGAGGTCGAGGCATCGGCGATGAGCAGTAGTCAGTTTGGGAGAGAAGGCTCTGAGGCAGACGCGTCGTCCGGTGAAAGCGTGTCCGCTTTGACAAGCGGGAACCCCAACACCATCCTGCATGTGAAGCCCAGCATCATGAAGCGAAGCTCCTCGTTCCGGAAGCACTACACCTGCCACATCTGCAGCAGTCGCTTCAACCAGCGAGCGGGTCTGAGGGAACATCTGCTCTGGCACGCACAGGCTATGGCACCTCTAATGATGGAGACCGGAGGTGCGACTTCCCCCATACTTCCTGGAGGAGCTGCAACTCCCGAGGTGGAAGAAGGTCTGACTGGCGTCGGAGCAGCCACTCCCATCATGGTGGACGTCGATGTCGAGCAGCCTCTGTCTGGACTGAAAGTTTCTCCACGTGCCGAGATGGCCATCTCGGTTCCTTCCATGGTGGCAACGTCGTCCATGGCTCAGCCTCAAGCTGACACGCCTCCTCCGTCCGACATCGCAGACATCGACAATCTCGAAGGCGCCGCCGACATCGAGCGAGAGGTGAAGAGACGGAAGTACGAGTGCCCCACGTGCGGACGCAAGTTCATCCAGAAGAGCCACTGGCGCGAACACATGTACATCCACACAGGAAAGCCGTACCGCTGCAGTGCCTGTGGGAAGAGCTTCTGCCGAGCCAATCAGGCTGCGCGACACGTCTGTATGAGCCAGGGGGCGGAGTCAGCTTACACCATGGTAGACCGGCAGAGCATGGAGCTGTGCGCGGCGGACGACTCCAGCCAGATGGAGGCTTTGTTCTTGGGCTCCTCAGGAAGGCCGTACAAGTGTAACGTATGTGAAATGACCTTCACCAACCCCAACGAAGTCATCAAGCACATGTGCTTTACCCAGGGCGCGGCCTCGGAGGTGAGCGTGTCAGGAACAGCGGGGAGCGAAGTGAACACTGACAAAGCGGCCAAAGACGAGGGTTTTGATGTGTCTAGTGGTGGATCTTTAGTGATGGCCATTAAAACAGAGGAGGTTCTGGCTGATTAACAAAACATCCATCTTATAGAGACGTattaggttgtttttttttgatggtTTGTTTCTTATCAGCACCACAGTTTGTGTGCAGAGTTTATTCTGATGTACCGCTATCTGTGTGTATCAGGAAATGACTTGTGCGTGTTGTAggacaactttttttttctctctctctccaatgaAGCAAGATAGGTTTATTACACCGTGAAGCCCCCCTCCATTTGCTCGGTGTGTAATTCAGGTCACTCAGATGTTGCACGTTGTGGTTTAAGCCTTTCCCCTTTGTAACCGTcaacaggaagaggaagtagTGAATCGCAATAACCCCACCTATGGTGCGAATGCTCTCCTCACCGCTTTCTCCTCACTGAGACTCACATCCTCGTGCGATCTGAAAACAGCGTTTCAAAAACATTTCATGACATTTAAAGCAATAACCAGCAGCATGTAACCATCACTATATTCCACTTTAATTGTTCCCATCAGCCAAAGAGTGTTACAGcaggtttttttcttctttcctgaTTAACTGATTaatcctgatttatttatttatttttattttttattttattatttttttttttgggttttttttccacctcCATCTCTTACCTCAGCTTGTTAATCTATTATAATAAAGTCCAGTGGTTACAATCCCAAGCTCACGCTAGAGCAGATATCTGAAttaaagttcattaaaaaaatcttttttaattagaaacaattattttttgccaacacagttaaacatttatttttttattaatttttttaacgttttttttttttttttatcgatcTGGAAGCATTATCGTGAAATGTTTACAGATGTgccattattttttctttatttttatttttatttatttatctcttgaGCTGTTACACAAAGGCAGTCTGGGTGTGAACCTACTCGTGTATCAATATCTAAAACTGAAGAGAGATCTTTATTGTAGGAAAGGTTTTTTAAAAGcccttattttaaaaaaatttttttttttaaattttatacacAGTACTATATTTACaaagaatattttatatattaaaaatgttgtaTATTGCATAAAAGTGCATTGAGCGTAGAATATAATCAATTTTTAGCGTAGCATGGTGGAGCGTACAGTACGTACGTTAGTTTTCGTctgcatacatttttaattttttttatcttcattatCTGCTGTTGCTTATCGTTCGCTCCTTGTTCGGCCGTCCAAGCACTGAAAGTTAAGGACCTGACTACTATTGACGAAATGTAGGGTTACAGACAGGCGTTTGACATCCgtaatattattaatgtttttgttttatattcacaGCTAGACAAATGTACCGAAAAAAGACGTGAacggtgtggaaaaaaaaaaataaggacgttattattgttatttttttattttagaacttGATTCAGGAACAAGAAAATGGGAccgatgtttttttgttttaaaaaaaaagtattatttcCTCTACAGAGccgtgttttttttgttgttgtttttgttgttgtttttttgttttttttccttttttttctaagatGATTTTGTGAATTGAATTACTACTGATTGGTTGAAGTCTGGGGTTTGATGTCTTGCTCCTCTTCACTTCCTTTTTGTCGACCCCTGGTGGTCGCACATGTACAGACATGACAAATGATAtgccatgctttttttttttttggtgtcttgttttttgttttttatactgTTGCTATGTCATCATATACATCTtgctcttgtgtttttttttgttccgaGTTTATTTTCGAGGCAGTTACAGGGAGGGGGTTGAAGGATCTCCTCCCCCCCAAAAATGCACAAACTCCAAAGCGAAGGCAAAcctatacagtatactgtgatCTGCAGCACCTCAGGAAATGAACAACTGCCTCAGAATAAACGTGATTTGTGATTGTCTGTAATGaacaataaacttttttttttctttttttttttttggtagctCCAGGTAATTCCCTGTaactttatttgaaataatccCTGGATGGCGAACAAACATCAATGAAAAATGAAGCTACACAGTTGGAATTAATCAATTATCAATTAATCAATTGAATAatcaattattaattaattcgtgtagttttaaatttaaaaacattttctaatcACAGTTCGTGTTACATAGCATCACACATCCCTTAAGGCAAGATAAAAGATTTGCTCTTTAAAAACTTACAGCTTTAACAAGTTTAAGGAATCTATTGAACCAGTTGATTCAAACACCAATGAGGGCGAGAAGGTACTTCGCTTTACGACGCAATAAATAACAGCTCTGTCATCTGATGGTCTCAGACATGGTGGCGTTATATTAAAGCCTGCAGAGGATGTTGGCCTTAAAATGGTGTAACGACGTACATTAATTATGAgccattcattttaaatacttCATCAGAGGCTTAAAATATGATAAGAACATATAAATGGGCGGTTCAATGTATTCTGTGCATTTCAATAATCCATTaatcttctttcggcttttctcttcaggggtcgccacggcgaatcatctctctctactTACTCCCTAtgttctgcatcctcaacacttgcacccactagcttcatatcctcattaaatACATcaatatacctcctctttggccttcctctttgcctcctgcctggcagctccatgtccaacattctcctaccaataaaaatctattaataataatgataaaataaagtaaatattttgtaagtgaactaaatgaagttagcattgttttttacctgttttatgaataattgtataattacTAAAAAGTGAAGAATAATtaaacatcttttaaaaaacgtaacaaaaacctttttttaaataaacggttaaatgttttaaaaaatatcaattcaATGTTTAGAAAATATAGAGAAAGTATTTAGAAAATATAACATCCATTTTTGAGAAAATACCTAAaaggttttgtttaaaaaaagacgaTTAAAAGTCTAGAGAACAAAAAggtaaacatttgttttttccaGAAGTTAATCATCcgtcaatgaaaaaaaaaaaagactttatttaaaatattttcctattttatataaatataaatatatatttttatagagaGCTCAGTAAAGAAAACACAAGCATGGCTTTACAATgctaacttttatttaaatgaaatatagaCATGGTTCTGTATCCATATTATTAACAGCTtgacgaataaaaaaaaacagatcatgCTACATAACGTTGTCTAACGCTCTCATTGGTTATACAATATTACAATATGATTTAAGATACACAGGTATACAATTTGTACAAATGTTAAGGAGCTTCACAgtaatatttttgtgtgtttttagaaaAAGCAGAGAACAGGATGCGACCTGGGGGTTTCATACAAGCCGTGATAACTAGAGAACATTCTtcgctttgtttttattttatttttttgagggtttttttttggttccttGTCTATATTATCAAAATAAAGCATCTTTGCAGGGATCTTCACATCCAAAAAACACTGATAGTCGCTGCTGCATCACTGAGAAAGTGTTTACTGCGTCCTAATAATCAGCAGGATCACAAAGTAATGATGGGAATTTAAtgagagatgaaagagagatttttgtttcttcttaatTCTGTTTGTTTAGTTCTGTTTCTCATGCATCAAAGGCTTCGAAGCACTAAATGAAGTCGTGAATAATTTGTTCGGAAAGATGGAAGCATCACTGGAATGAGTCACATTGTTAGTTTATGATacagaaattaaaaatacaaacgcTTTTAGCACGATATGAAtaatgtttgtaaaaaaaaaggcaaaaacaaacaaacacaaattgtGAATGCGAATTAATTTCGTTAAGAAAAACGACAATACATCTGGCTTCCTGTAGGTGTCGCCAGTGCACACAGTACATTATTtttgaatattaaaaacaaagcaaaaaacacACGGTAAAAAATACATCCTGTACTGAACAGTGCTGTCAAATCTCATCATTCGTTCACATGTTAAAGATGAAAGCAGTGTTTTACTGATAGCCTGTGCTTAAACACGagagaactaaaaaaaaaaactttcacagtcgagaaataaagaatgttgtttttttatatatatatatatatatatgaaatatatgtacagtaggaATGGAAATGATTATGCTGGCTCTCATCAACACTCTTGATGTTTAACTACGCACGTGTACCAtgattcataaaaaaaacaaaaaaaacaaaaaaaacaacaacaaccttgTACGTGGGTGATGTCATACGTTTCCGGGTCATTCTGGTCAAGGTCAGTATGAAGGCGTATTTCagatataaatacaatatacaagataagatctcacacacacacaaaggacatacacatacacgttTCTCTCCATCTGACAGCAGCCCTTCATGACACACTCCATCTGTGAGaattaaatgtcagaaaaaaaagttttttaaagttGGCTGGAAACCAGACGTTATAAAAAGATGTTGtgggacggatggatggatggatggatgagtctCTGGCTCCATCTTCTTCTATATCTTCTAGAGGAGCTTCTCGTACAATCACCTAATACATGCAGCctgtaaaacaacacacacacacacacacacacacacacacacacaagttgagTTAGTTTGTGACTACCATGCTTGAGCTTCcaggaaataaatcaaaatacaatataatgtttCTCTGTCAGTCTTAACTCAGAGCTCACGATTTCAGTCAGACATGTTATCATGTCATCATGTATAACTCTGTAATATAGTCtgactccctctctctctctctttttccctttccctgtccctctctctctctctctctctctctctttctttttttttttttgcaggtctCACTTCCTCTTGGCCTCCTCTCTTCTACCCCTTACTGTTTTTATGACTCAGCAAATTTCAcaacagtgagagaaagaaagtgtgtgtgtgtgtgtgtgtgtgtgtgtgtgagagagagagagagagagagagagagagagagagagagagagagagagaaagagagagagagaatcctgCACCAAACCCCCGCTGCACTGCTATAATTCATCCTCAGCTGGTCCACTGCAGTGCTGCATTAGCACTTATCAAAGATTTAACTCACCACACCTCtcctctacctctacctccaTCTCATTCCGTGACCATTTCCCCTCCTGCTGTCCCTTCCACTTATTACCTTTACATTTCTTTTCGTGCTTCTGTTTCATCCATTTTTTCATACAACTGAAAAAAGTGTATCAACAATATCGCATGTCGTCGTAGAGCCAGATATGTCACGACCAGAGAAGTTTAAATATCAAGTATGAGGCAGTGTGTAATGCTTAACATGGCTGCTCTGTTACACAAAGTCCTGCCCTTTAGTGAAAAACGACAAATCGCCTTATAGTTAAAGACGTCAATGCCGAGAAAACCTTGCCAAATATCATCTAGACAGCTAGCTACAGTTCACGGCTAGCGCACTTATATTCTTAAGTCAAATAAACAAGAGCCAAACCTattaaaagttacaataacaTCCATTACACCTACAGATACTTTAACTAACCAGCTAGCTAGATTACAGCTAGCAAACTAGCTTACATTTGTGTCTGAGCCTCAATCTAACAGCGGTCAACAAAGACCAGAACAAGCAAAACTGTAGATAGCTTCGTGCAATAGCTAGCCGGCTAGTTATTTGAATG
Protein-coding regions in this window:
- the zbtb2b gene encoding zinc finger and BTB domain-containing protein 2b, which encodes MELANHGLILLQQLNAQREFGFLCDCTVAIGDVFFKAHKAVLAAFSNYFRMLFIHQDSDCVRLKPADIQPDIFSYLLNLMYTGKLAPQLIDPARLEQGVKFLHAYPLIQEASLNSQSAFTHPEASIRLNTSLYGIQISGQQGTQSSRLSTRRQQSPVDSDSAGALNGKGSSANAPLSSGSRLQPDVEVEASAMSSSQFGREGSEADASSGESVSALTSGNPNTILHVKPSIMKRSSSFRKHYTCHICSSRFNQRAGLREHLLWHAQAMAPLMMETGGATSPILPGGAATPEVEEGLTGVGAATPIMVDVDVEQPLSGLKVSPRAEMAISVPSMVATSSMAQPQADTPPPSDIADIDNLEGAADIEREVKRRKYECPTCGRKFIQKSHWREHMYIHTGKPYRCSACGKSFCRANQAARHVCMSQGAESAYTMVDRQSMELCAADDSSQMEALFLGSSGRPYKCNVCEMTFTNPNEVIKHMCFTQGAASEVSVSGTAGSEVNTDKAAKDEGFDVSSGGSLVMAIKTEEVLAD